In Akkermansia muciniphila, one DNA window encodes the following:
- a CDS encoding replication-associated recombination protein A: MKKDDAPGLFAAFADRPLADRLRPTALEEIMGQDHLLGEGGPLRLMADSGKMTSFILWGPPGCGKTTLARILATRTSMHFTALSAVFSGMADLRKAFDEAARRREYGQGTLLFVDEIHRFNRAQQDGFLPYVENGTVTLVGATTENPSFELNSALLSRCKVFVMHSLDAPALESIIERAEALLQRKLPLAPEARATLTELADGDGRYLINLMESVFDLRKPDEMLDTDALLKIVQQRAPVYDKDREGHYNLISALHKSLRGSDTDAALYWAARMLEGGEDPLYLLRRLTRFAMEDISLADPAALQMAIAAWDTYERLGSPEGELAIAELIIYLGCAPKSNSAYTAWSAARKAAREYGSLMPPAHILNAPTRLMKELGYGKNYAYDHDAPDAFSGQNYFPDNMPRRRFYRPPERGFEREINKRLAYWNKLRRQRAEEDAGNSGTRRNWKKPPVPEKQEPS, translated from the coding sequence ATGAAAAAAGACGATGCGCCGGGCCTGTTCGCCGCCTTTGCAGACCGCCCTCTGGCGGATCGCCTGAGGCCGACCGCACTGGAAGAAATCATGGGCCAGGACCACCTGCTGGGGGAAGGAGGCCCTCTCCGGCTCATGGCGGACTCCGGCAAAATGACCAGCTTTATTCTGTGGGGGCCTCCCGGCTGCGGAAAAACCACGCTGGCGCGCATTCTGGCGACGCGCACGTCCATGCATTTCACAGCTCTCTCCGCCGTCTTCTCCGGCATGGCGGATTTGAGAAAAGCCTTTGACGAAGCGGCCAGGCGCAGGGAATACGGTCAGGGAACCCTCCTGTTCGTGGATGAAATCCATCGGTTCAACCGCGCCCAGCAGGACGGCTTTCTGCCATATGTGGAAAACGGAACCGTTACGCTGGTGGGGGCCACTACGGAAAACCCTTCCTTTGAACTAAACAGCGCCCTTCTCTCGCGCTGCAAGGTCTTCGTCATGCACTCCCTGGACGCCCCGGCTCTGGAAAGCATCATTGAACGGGCGGAAGCCCTTCTTCAGCGCAAACTTCCGCTCGCGCCGGAGGCGCGCGCCACCCTGACAGAACTGGCAGACGGAGACGGCCGCTACCTCATTAACCTGATGGAAAGCGTCTTTGACCTCCGCAAGCCCGATGAAATGCTGGACACGGACGCGCTGCTGAAAATTGTCCAGCAACGCGCCCCGGTTTACGACAAGGACCGGGAAGGCCATTACAACCTCATCAGCGCCCTGCATAAATCCCTGCGGGGATCGGATACGGACGCGGCCCTGTACTGGGCCGCGCGCATGCTCGAGGGCGGCGAGGACCCTCTCTACCTCCTGCGCCGCCTGACCCGTTTCGCCATGGAGGATATCAGCCTGGCGGACCCTGCCGCACTTCAAATGGCCATTGCCGCGTGGGACACCTATGAACGCCTGGGCTCCCCGGAAGGAGAGCTGGCGATTGCGGAACTGATCATCTACCTGGGCTGCGCCCCCAAATCCAACAGCGCCTACACCGCGTGGAGCGCAGCCCGGAAAGCGGCACGGGAATACGGCTCCCTGATGCCCCCGGCACACATCCTCAACGCGCCCACCAGACTCATGAAGGAACTGGGCTATGGAAAAAATTACGCCTACGATCATGACGCGCCGGACGCATTCTCCGGTCAAAACTACTTTCCGGACAACATGCCCCGCCGCCGGTTCTACAGGCCGCCGGAACGGGGTTTTGAACGGGAAATCAACAAACGCCTGGCCTATTGGAACAAACTGCGCCGCCAGCGGGCGGAAGAGGACGCCGGAAACTCCGGTACGCGCAGGAACTGGAAAAAGCCTCCCGTTCCGGAAAAGCAGGAGCCTTCATGA
- a CDS encoding 6-phosphofructokinase gives MNPLKGACIIGQSGGPTAVINASALGAIQAALQSEQITRVLGAANGIEGVLKERLFDMAREDSEELELLKYTPASALGSCRYKMSDPSADDTDYRRLLEIFRKYDVRYFFYNGGNDSMDTCNKISKFMQQSGYECRVIGIPKTIDNDLHGTDHCPGFGSAAKFIATSCMEVHQDLRVYDKGRVTIVEIMGRHAGWLAGSAALATYAGAGPDLVYLPEVPFRMEEFWQDVDRIYRQNGSCMVAVSEGVQYADGRFVAESGDRDVFGHTQLGGLGAMLAESVKRQTGAKVRSIELSLLQRCASHVASKTDIDEAYMAGTAAVEAAVSGQTDKMVAFERVTENGIYSCKTKLIGLGEVANVEKLVPREWINARGNGVEQPFIDYVLPLIQGETAMRKECSLPRFAKLRKVLAKPEQQ, from the coding sequence ATGAACCCATTGAAAGGAGCATGCATCATCGGCCAGTCCGGAGGCCCCACCGCCGTCATTAATGCCAGCGCGCTGGGAGCCATTCAAGCCGCCCTGCAAAGCGAACAGATCACGCGCGTGCTGGGAGCCGCCAACGGGATTGAGGGAGTGCTCAAGGAACGCCTGTTCGACATGGCCCGGGAGGATTCCGAAGAACTGGAGCTGCTCAAATATACTCCGGCCTCGGCCCTGGGTTCCTGCCGCTACAAGATGTCCGACCCATCCGCGGACGATACGGATTACCGCCGTCTGCTGGAAATTTTCCGAAAATACGACGTACGCTACTTTTTCTACAACGGGGGCAACGATTCCATGGATACCTGCAACAAGATATCCAAATTCATGCAGCAGTCCGGTTACGAATGCCGCGTCATCGGAATCCCCAAGACCATTGACAATGACCTTCACGGCACGGACCACTGCCCCGGTTTCGGCTCTGCCGCCAAATTTATCGCGACCTCCTGCATGGAAGTTCACCAGGATCTCCGCGTGTACGACAAGGGACGCGTCACCATCGTGGAAATCATGGGCCGCCACGCCGGCTGGCTGGCCGGCTCCGCAGCTCTGGCCACGTATGCGGGAGCTGGGCCGGACTTGGTTTACCTGCCGGAAGTTCCCTTCCGCATGGAGGAATTCTGGCAGGATGTGGACCGGATTTACAGACAGAACGGCAGCTGCATGGTCGCCGTCTCGGAAGGCGTGCAATATGCAGACGGCCGCTTTGTCGCGGAATCCGGAGACAGGGACGTCTTCGGCCATACGCAGCTGGGCGGCCTGGGAGCCATGCTTGCGGAATCCGTCAAGCGGCAAACCGGAGCCAAAGTCAGAAGCATTGAACTCTCACTCCTCCAGCGCTGCGCTTCCCATGTCGCCTCCAAGACGGATATTGATGAAGCGTATATGGCGGGAACAGCCGCCGTGGAAGCCGCCGTTTCCGGCCAGACGGATAAAATGGTAGCTTTTGAACGGGTTACGGAGAATGGCATTTATTCCTGCAAGACTAAATTGATAGGTCTGGGAGAAGTGGCCAATGTGGAAAAACTTGTCCCCCGCGAATGGATCAACGCCCGCGGCAATGGCGTGGAACAGCCGTTCATTGACTATGTTCTTCCTCTGATCCAGGGAGAGACGGCCATGCGGAAGGAATGTTCCCTGCCCCGCTTCGCGAAACTCAGGAAAGTGCTGGCGAAACCGGAACAGCAGTAG
- a CDS encoding sialate O-acetylesterase, with protein MIVSILPCSARFFLFSWLLCSLPVFLAPSLHADEINVILIGGQSNATGQGYVNNIPPCFKTDKRILLYYSGSLKGVEPAEQLVPLSPASESPDRFGVELSLGTALQKKFPQKKWVLIKHARSGSNLFLQWNPGQTSQDKQGEEYVKLIRTVRNGMEALKKQGYTPVLKAMVWQQGEGDARDIAGIKNSLSYGANLNNLIKRIRADLEAPDLAFIYGSVLPVPAPARFPGREEVRQGQKDVAEESRTSLSVNNAVYVPADDLQLRSMDFRTPYPTDTIHLGTHGVLALGERFASVLEKIWRQKN; from the coding sequence ATGATTGTTTCCATACTGCCATGCTCTGCACGTTTTTTCCTCTTTTCATGGCTGCTTTGTTCCCTGCCGGTCTTTCTGGCACCTTCCCTGCATGCGGATGAAATCAACGTTATCCTCATTGGCGGCCAGTCAAACGCCACAGGGCAAGGGTACGTCAACAACATTCCTCCCTGCTTCAAGACGGATAAACGGATTCTTCTGTACTATTCCGGTTCCCTCAAAGGGGTAGAACCGGCAGAACAGCTTGTTCCCTTGAGCCCGGCCTCCGAATCCCCCGACCGTTTTGGCGTGGAATTAAGCCTGGGAACAGCGTTGCAGAAAAAATTCCCGCAAAAAAAATGGGTCCTCATCAAGCACGCCCGGAGCGGAAGCAACCTTTTCCTGCAATGGAACCCTGGACAAACTTCTCAGGATAAGCAAGGGGAAGAATACGTCAAACTGATCCGTACCGTCCGCAACGGAATGGAAGCCCTGAAAAAACAGGGATATACTCCTGTCCTGAAAGCCATGGTGTGGCAACAGGGAGAAGGAGACGCAAGGGACATTGCCGGCATCAAAAACTCTCTGTCTTACGGCGCCAACCTGAACAACCTGATTAAACGCATCAGAGCAGACCTGGAAGCCCCCGATCTGGCCTTTATCTACGGCAGCGTTCTTCCCGTGCCCGCTCCGGCCCGTTTTCCAGGCAGGGAAGAAGTGCGGCAGGGGCAAAAGGATGTAGCGGAAGAATCCCGTACTTCCCTCTCCGTCAACAATGCGGTTTATGTTCCCGCAGACGATCTCCAGCTGCGCAGCATGGACTTCCGCACCCCCTATCCCACGGATACCATCCATCTGGGCACGCATGGAGTTCTGGCTCTGGGAGAACGCTTTGCCTCCGTATTGGAAAAAATATGGAGACAAAAAAACTGA